One segment of Ureibacillus thermophilus DNA contains the following:
- the coaE gene encoding dephospho-CoA kinase (Dephospho-CoA kinase (CoaE) performs the final step in coenzyme A biosynthesis.): MIIGLTGSIASGKSTVSNMLKAYGFPIVDADLVARQVVEPGSETLQKIAEVFGKEILTENGELDRKKLGAIIFNNEEKRQLLNSIIHPAIRKEMLRQRDEHLANGEKTVIMDIPLLFESKLQHFVDKILVVSVSEDVQLQRLMERNQLSEEEAKARIQSQLPLSVKEQGADAVINNNGTIDETRKQLEQILNEWDVL; this comes from the coding sequence ATGATTATTGGATTAACAGGAAGCATTGCAAGCGGTAAAAGCACAGTGAGCAATATGTTGAAAGCATATGGTTTTCCAATTGTGGATGCAGATTTGGTGGCGCGGCAAGTCGTAGAGCCAGGAAGTGAAACATTGCAAAAAATTGCCGAAGTTTTTGGCAAAGAAATTTTAACGGAAAATGGAGAGCTGGATCGAAAAAAACTCGGTGCTATCATTTTCAATAATGAAGAGAAGCGGCAGTTATTAAACAGCATTATTCATCCGGCTATTCGAAAAGAAATGCTTCGCCAGCGTGATGAGCATCTTGCAAATGGAGAAAAAACGGTCATTATGGACATTCCATTATTATTTGAAAGCAAGCTTCAACATTTTGTTGATAAAATTTTAGTAGTGTCTGTATCGGAAGATGTTCAATTGCAAAGATTAATGGAAAGAAATCAATTGTCGGAAGAAGAAGCAAAGGCGCGCATCCAATCCCAACTGCCCCTATCCGTGAAAGAACAAGGAGCGGATGCAGTCATCAACAATAATGGCACCATCGACGAAACAAGAAAGCAGTTGGAACAAATATTAAATGAATGGGATGTTTTGTAA
- the mutM gene encoding bifunctional DNA-formamidopyrimidine glycosylase/DNA-(apurinic or apyrimidinic site) lyase — translation MPELPEVEGVVRALSPKIVGKVISRASLSETIYQSHQLGKQCIVKNMEPAAFELALSGMEIKRVHRRAKYIFMDLEKDGNPFLLVNHLGMTGAWFVVQKEEDILEEKFKKHIHARFSLTTGELLIFSDIRRFGEFRLLHTIDEHPPLLQIAPEPFNQNALNYFLAKCELPKYANKPIKEVIMDGQVISGCGNIYATEALFHVGIHPARKTGRISKERKIALFEAIQKVLLESIEMGGSTISDYRNINGEAGGMQHRLKMYGKKICPNCSANTKTMTIGGRTSVYCPKCQH, via the coding sequence ATGCCTGAATTACCGGAAGTAGAAGGGGTTGTTCGGGCGCTGTCCCCGAAAATTGTAGGCAAAGTTATTTCAAGGGCATCCTTGTCTGAGACGATTTATCAATCCCATCAGTTAGGGAAACAGTGCATTGTCAAAAATATGGAGCCGGCTGCATTTGAATTGGCTTTAAGCGGGATGGAAATTAAAAGGGTCCATCGCCGGGCAAAGTATATTTTTATGGATTTAGAAAAAGATGGCAATCCCTTTCTCTTAGTGAATCATTTAGGGATGACCGGGGCATGGTTTGTCGTTCAAAAGGAAGAAGACATATTGGAAGAAAAATTCAAGAAACACATCCATGCCCGCTTTTCTTTAACGACTGGTGAATTGCTCATTTTTTCCGATATTCGAAGATTTGGGGAGTTTCGGTTATTACATACTATTGATGAACATCCGCCATTATTGCAAATTGCGCCGGAACCATTTAATCAGAATGCATTAAACTACTTTTTAGCAAAATGCGAACTTCCGAAATATGCTAATAAGCCGATTAAGGAAGTCATTATGGATGGCCAAGTGATTTCAGGATGCGGCAATATTTATGCAACGGAGGCTTTATTCCATGTAGGAATTCATCCTGCAAGAAAAACAGGAAGAATCAGCAAAGAGCGAAAAATTGCTTTATTTGAAGCCATTCAAAAAGTGTTATTGGAAAGCATTGAAATGGGTGGTTCAACGATCTCAGATTACCGCAATATCAACGGAGAAGCCGGTGGAATGCAGCATCGGCTGAAAATGTACGGGAAAAAGATTTGCCCGAACTGTTCGGCCAATACAAAGACAATGACCATCGGAGGAAGAACGAGCGTCTATTGCCCAAAATGTCAACATTAA
- the polA gene encoding DNA polymerase I yields MGKEKLLLLDGNSLAYRAFFALPLLSNDSGIHTNAVYGFTTMLQKILEEEKPTKMLVAFDAGKTTFRHETFEDYKGGRQKTPPELSEQFPYLQKLIDAYRIPRYELEMYEADDIIGTLARQAEEEGIDVIIVSGDKDLTQLATERVKVYVTRKGMTDIEQYTPEHIQEKYGISPKHIIDMKGLMGDASDNIPGVPGIGEKTAIKLLKEYGSIENLYENIGQMKKSKMKEKLIENEEQAKMSKQLATINTKAPIAITLEDLDYPGPDEEAVLEVWKELQFKSLIEKSDFEAKEKETAEIDYQIVRELTKEHFSDSMAVHVEMENEQYHTCQILGFGFTDGTKTFFVPADVLNESELLKAYLEDETKKKYMSDLKAAQCILKRQGVTLRGVEFDLLLASYILNPAISRDDVATLAKEFGYTNVHSNEAVYGKGAKWALPEQNDLAEHVCRKALAIWHCKEAATKKLKENEQFDLYHDLELPLAVILGEMESQGIKVDISALEKMGKELQEKIAALEKEIYELAGETFNINSPKQLGVILFEKLGLPVIKKTKTGYSTAADVLEKLKHHHQIVQAILQYRTLAKLQSTYIEGLMKEVHPEDGKVHTRFMQALTSTGRLSSTDPNLQNIPIRLEEGKKIRKAFVPSHEGWLLFSADYSQIELRVMAHMSKDKNLVDAFKQGMDIHTRTAMEVFHVSKDEVTSNMRRAAKAVNFGIIYGISDYGLSQNLDISRKEAGEFIEKYFQSFPGVKEYMDNIVQEAKMKGYVTTLLNRRRYLPDISSKNFNLRSFAERTAMNTPIQGSAADIIKKAMIDIDARLKQEGMQAKLLLQVHDELIFEAPKEEIEKLEKMVPEVMENAITLEVPLKVDISYGKTWYDAK; encoded by the coding sequence GTGGGAAAAGAAAAATTATTATTGTTAGATGGAAATAGCTTGGCATATAGAGCCTTTTTTGCATTGCCGCTTCTTTCAAACGACAGCGGAATTCATACAAACGCGGTTTACGGTTTTACAACGATGCTTCAAAAAATATTGGAGGAAGAAAAGCCGACGAAAATGCTCGTTGCCTTTGATGCAGGGAAAACGACATTCCGCCATGAAACTTTTGAGGACTATAAAGGCGGCCGCCAAAAAACGCCGCCAGAGTTGTCGGAACAATTTCCGTATTTGCAAAAGTTAATTGATGCTTACCGTATTCCAAGATATGAGCTGGAAATGTATGAAGCGGACGACATCATTGGCACCTTAGCCCGCCAAGCGGAAGAAGAAGGGATTGATGTCATCATCGTGTCGGGGGATAAGGACTTGACGCAACTAGCTACGGAACGAGTGAAGGTGTATGTGACACGCAAAGGAATGACCGATATTGAACAATATACGCCGGAACACATCCAAGAAAAATACGGCATATCTCCAAAACATATTATCGATATGAAAGGTCTGATGGGAGATGCTTCTGACAATATACCAGGCGTTCCGGGCATTGGGGAAAAGACGGCTATTAAATTGCTAAAGGAATACGGTTCCATCGAAAATTTATATGAAAATATCGGACAAATGAAGAAATCTAAAATGAAAGAAAAGCTCATTGAAAACGAAGAACAGGCAAAGATGAGCAAACAACTGGCAACCATCAACACGAAAGCGCCGATTGCGATTACATTGGAAGATTTGGATTATCCAGGCCCTGATGAAGAAGCAGTGCTTGAAGTTTGGAAAGAACTGCAATTTAAATCCCTTATTGAAAAATCGGACTTTGAAGCTAAAGAAAAAGAAACAGCTGAAATTGATTATCAAATTGTCCGTGAACTGACAAAAGAGCATTTTAGCGACTCTATGGCGGTTCATGTAGAAATGGAAAATGAGCAATATCATACTTGCCAAATTTTAGGATTCGGTTTTACAGATGGAACAAAGACTTTTTTTGTACCGGCGGATGTCTTGAACGAAAGCGAACTATTAAAGGCATATTTGGAAGATGAAACGAAAAAAAAATATATGTCTGATTTAAAAGCGGCTCAATGCATTTTAAAACGACAAGGCGTCACTTTGCGCGGCGTGGAATTTGATTTGCTTTTAGCTTCCTACATCCTCAATCCTGCCATTTCAAGGGATGATGTGGCGACATTGGCAAAAGAATTCGGCTATACCAATGTCCATTCCAATGAAGCTGTTTACGGAAAAGGCGCAAAATGGGCCTTGCCAGAACAAAATGATCTTGCAGAACACGTTTGCCGAAAAGCTCTTGCCATTTGGCACTGCAAAGAAGCGGCGACAAAAAAGCTAAAAGAAAATGAGCAGTTTGACCTGTACCATGACTTAGAATTGCCTTTAGCGGTGATTTTAGGCGAGATGGAAAGCCAAGGTATTAAAGTGGATATTTCCGCCCTTGAAAAAATGGGAAAAGAATTGCAAGAAAAAATCGCGGCGTTGGAGAAAGAAATATACGAACTTGCGGGGGAAACATTCAACATTAATTCGCCAAAACAGCTGGGCGTCATTTTGTTTGAAAAGTTGGGTCTTCCGGTTATTAAGAAAACGAAAACCGGCTACTCTACTGCGGCAGATGTGCTGGAGAAATTAAAACATCATCACCAAATTGTTCAAGCGATTTTACAATACCGTACCCTTGCGAAACTGCAATCCACTTATATTGAAGGATTGATGAAAGAAGTCCATCCGGAAGACGGCAAAGTGCATACTCGTTTTATGCAGGCATTGACGTCTACGGGACGCCTTTCTTCTACAGATCCAAACTTGCAAAACATCCCGATTCGCTTGGAAGAAGGAAAAAAAATACGAAAAGCATTTGTTCCTTCCCATGAAGGCTGGCTGTTATTTAGCGCCGACTATTCGCAAATCGAATTGCGCGTCATGGCCCATATGTCAAAGGACAAAAATTTGGTGGATGCTTTCAAACAAGGAATGGATATTCATACGCGGACGGCGATGGAAGTGTTCCACGTTTCGAAAGATGAAGTCACATCGAATATGAGAAGGGCAGCTAAAGCGGTTAACTTCGGCATTATTTATGGAATCAGCGATTATGGATTATCCCAAAACTTGGATATTTCCCGTAAAGAAGCGGGCGAATTTATTGAAAAGTACTTCCAAAGCTTCCCAGGTGTTAAAGAATATATGGACAACATCGTACAAGAAGCGAAAATGAAAGGATATGTTACAACACTTTTAAATCGCCGCAGATATTTGCCTGATATTTCGAGCAAAAACTTTAACTTAAGAAGTTTTGCAGAACGCACGGCGATGAACACGCCCATTCAAGGAAGCGCCGCAGACATCATCAAAAAAGCGATGATTGATATTGATGCGAGGTTAAAACAAGAAGGAATGCAGGCAAAGCTGCTTCTCCAGGTGCATGACGAATTGATTTTTGAAGCGCCGAAAGAAGAAATTGAAAAGCTGGAAAAAATGGTGCCGGAAGTAATGGAAAACGCCATCACCCTTGAGGTACCATTAAAAGTGGACATCTCTTATGGAAAGACTTGGTATGATGCGAAATAA
- a CDS encoding DNA polymerase I, whose amino-acid sequence MHKLNKWIQNLLLAFIMSSSLTALFFSTPYAFLKIKVLQIPASMIVFFILSILVAEDVRNSFKKVFRYEQRKDKRSIWQVGVGMLFYFSQVGIVEVFFRSWMEPELGGMPLYLVISFLNAFIMTVIYEEIFYVEEIHQPR is encoded by the coding sequence ATGCATAAGCTAAATAAGTGGATTCAAAATCTTTTGCTGGCATTCATTATGTCTTCCAGCTTGACAGCATTATTTTTTTCAACTCCTTACGCTTTCTTAAAAATCAAAGTATTGCAAATTCCTGCATCAATGATTGTATTTTTCATTCTCTCCATCTTAGTGGCGGAGGATGTTCGAAATAGTTTTAAAAAAGTGTTCCGTTATGAACAAAGAAAAGATAAACGTTCTATTTGGCAAGTGGGAGTCGGCATGCTTTTCTATTTTTCGCAAGTCGGGATTGTAGAAGTGTTTTTCCGCTCTTGGATGGAACCGGAATTAGGAGGCATGCCTTTATACCTTGTCATTTCTTTTTTAAATGCCTTTATCATGACAGTTATTTACGAAGAAATTTTTTATGTGGAGGAGATTCATCAACCCCGTTAA
- the hflC gene encoding protease modulator HflC produces MSNNNFDGDLEKFVKNLFGNNKNKEKKSVQDAKIVKEKPPFNPKKYVKTAIILTAIAAVLIILLSNIYVVKENEYKIVRQFGEVVKYQDQPGLYMKIPFIQSVTTLPKNLMVYDMSEEEINTLDKKRIIIDNYAVWRVTDPKALISNARSLVNAEARMEEFIYSVLRTELGQTNYDEIINDENSGRGSLSEKITKSVNELLQKDNYGIEVVDVRIRRTDLPQENEESVYKRMISDRESIAQKYLSEGDAEKNRIEANTDRQVQEMISTAKKEAALIIAEGEAEAARIYNEAFSKDPEFYQLYRTLETYKKTIGDETVIVLPADSPYARILSGYID; encoded by the coding sequence ATGAGCAACAATAACTTTGACGGAGATTTAGAAAAATTTGTAAAAAACCTTTTCGGAAACAATAAAAATAAAGAAAAGAAAAGTGTGCAAGATGCGAAAATTGTCAAAGAAAAGCCGCCATTCAATCCGAAAAAATACGTAAAGACCGCAATTATTCTCACAGCTATTGCTGCTGTGCTCATCATACTGCTTTCCAATATATATGTAGTTAAAGAGAATGAATATAAAATTGTTCGGCAATTCGGGGAAGTGGTGAAATATCAAGATCAACCAGGTCTATATATGAAAATTCCATTTATTCAAAGTGTAACGACATTGCCGAAAAATTTAATGGTTTATGATATGTCGGAAGAAGAAATCAACACGTTGGATAAAAAACGCATCATTATTGATAACTATGCTGTTTGGCGTGTGACGGATCCAAAAGCTTTAATTTCCAACGCCCGATCCTTGGTGAATGCAGAAGCCCGCATGGAAGAATTCATTTATTCCGTGTTGCGCACAGAACTTGGGCAAACGAATTATGATGAAATTATCAATGATGAAAATTCCGGCCGCGGCAGCCTCTCAGAAAAAATTACGAAAAGTGTAAACGAATTATTGCAAAAAGACAATTATGGAATTGAAGTAGTGGACGTGCGCATTCGCCGCACAGATTTGCCTCAGGAAAACGAAGAGTCTGTTTATAAGAGAATGATTTCCGATCGGGAATCCATCGCCCAAAAATATTTATCTGAAGGGGATGCAGAGAAAAATCGTATTGAAGCAAACACTGACCGCCAAGTGCAAGAAATGATTTCCACAGCGAAAAAAGAAGCGGCGTTGATTATTGCAGAAGGGGAAGCGGAAGCAGCAAGAATTTATAATGAAGCTTTCTCAAAAGACCCGGAATTCTATCAATTATATCGTACACTGGAAACATATAAGAAAACTATTGGCGATGAAACAGTCATTGTGCTCCCAGCAGACTCGCCATACGCAAGAATATTATCTGGCTATATTGATTAA
- the hflK gene encoding FtsH protease activity modulator HflK, producing MSVKRTLLTTGLVILAIIVLITGFTTWYTVDESEQAVVITFGQATETITDAGLHFKLPWPIQKVEVLSKETYSLQFGYETTKDGEIITKDSETKMITGDENIVLTDLVVQYKISDPVKYLFQSENPKQLLHHATSSAIRSIIGSSTIDEALTDGKAEIEKKTRDLLVSVMENYDIGVTILAVKLQDVELPNQEVRAAFTAVTDARETKNTKINEAKKYENQKISEAQGEKDAIISRAEAEKIARIQQAEGDVAVFNKLYNEYVGNKQITRQRLILETLEEVLPGAKIYIMNDDGETLKYLPLVPQQTTTQSKDEKSKEGGGNS from the coding sequence ATGAGTGTAAAAAGAACGTTATTAACGACAGGATTAGTTATTCTTGCTATCATTGTACTTATTACAGGTTTTACTACTTGGTATACAGTTGATGAATCTGAACAAGCCGTTGTCATCACTTTCGGACAAGCAACGGAGACCATAACAGATGCCGGTCTGCATTTTAAATTGCCATGGCCAATTCAAAAAGTTGAAGTCCTGTCAAAAGAAACATACAGCCTTCAATTTGGCTATGAAACGACAAAAGATGGGGAAATCATCACAAAAGACAGTGAAACAAAGATGATTACGGGAGATGAAAATATTGTATTAACCGATTTAGTTGTACAATATAAAATTTCTGACCCTGTGAAATATTTATTCCAATCAGAAAATCCAAAGCAATTATTGCATCATGCCACATCCAGCGCCATCCGTTCCATCATTGGAAGTTCAACGATTGATGAAGCGCTGACAGATGGGAAGGCGGAAATTGAGAAAAAAACAAGGGATTTACTAGTTTCGGTAATGGAAAATTATGATATAGGGGTTACTATCTTAGCCGTGAAATTGCAGGATGTGGAGCTGCCGAATCAGGAAGTCCGCGCTGCTTTTACAGCAGTAACCGATGCGCGTGAAACGAAAAATACGAAAATCAATGAAGCCAAAAAATATGAAAACCAAAAAATCAGCGAGGCACAAGGGGAAAAAGATGCGATTATTTCCCGAGCTGAAGCTGAAAAAATCGCACGCATCCAGCAGGCAGAGGGGGATGTGGCGGTATTTAACAAACTGTACAATGAATACGTAGGCAATAAACAAATTACCCGCCAACGCCTCATTTTAGAAACGTTGGAAGAAGTATTGCCTGGTGCAAAAATTTACATTATGAACGATGATGGAGAAACATTAAAATATTTGCCATTAGTGCCGCAGCAAACAACTACTCAAAGCAAAGATGAGAAAAGCAAAGAGGGGGGCGGAAATTCATGA
- the pnpS gene encoding two-component system histidine kinase PnpS — MKVRNHRLFFIFILITGSIIAVLGVVLGQLFPFYMESFFIKHNIPFTEEQIEQIKYQLAFILVILFTLAFLLIAYVANRLTNQLLEPIENVIHTAKELIKGNYRARTYASGPSVIVDLRNSVNTLARNLQEMDMMREIEDERLNTLIENMGSALMMIDREGNVFIANARFLDEFHLSMSDVKGRNFLTLDLPKELERFIDHVFLTELPYRKQIAIEIENEKMYKQVYGAPVVGEHGRWLGIIIVMHDITELIRLEQIRKDFVANVSHELRTPITSIKGFSETLLDGAYKDEKMLLSFLEIIYQESNRLQMLIQDLLELSKIEQHGFTVKFLPTSLKDVLIRAVEVTSPKMDQKNMDFDVDIVRDVKVLGDENRLIQIFTNLIMNSITYSPNDTTITLRIKEDDDYGIVEVEDEGSGIEPSEIPRIFERFYRIDKARSRNSGGTGLGLAIVKHLVDAHGGKIEVESTVGIGTCMRVKIPLYKET; from the coding sequence ATGAAAGTGCGCAATCACCGATTGTTTTTCATTTTCATTTTAATCACTGGTTCGATAATAGCTGTCCTTGGCGTTGTTCTAGGTCAGCTATTTCCTTTCTATATGGAAAGTTTTTTTATAAAACATAACATTCCGTTTACGGAAGAACAAATTGAACAAATTAAATACCAGCTTGCCTTTATTTTGGTTATTTTATTTACATTAGCTTTTTTATTAATTGCTTATGTGGCCAATCGTTTAACGAATCAACTGCTGGAACCGATCGAAAATGTCATCCATACGGCAAAAGAATTAATTAAGGGAAATTATCGAGCCCGGACGTATGCAAGCGGCCCTTCCGTCATCGTTGATTTGCGCAATTCCGTCAATACATTGGCCCGAAATCTTCAAGAAATGGATATGATGCGGGAAATAGAAGATGAGCGGCTTAACACGTTGATTGAAAATATGGGCAGTGCACTCATGATGATTGACCGGGAAGGCAATGTGTTTATCGCCAATGCGCGTTTTTTGGACGAATTTCATTTATCGATGAGCGACGTGAAGGGAAGAAATTTTTTAACCCTTGATTTGCCAAAGGAACTGGAACGGTTTATTGACCATGTGTTTTTGACAGAATTGCCTTATCGCAAACAAATTGCAATTGAAATAGAAAATGAAAAAATGTATAAACAAGTGTATGGGGCGCCTGTTGTGGGGGAGCATGGCAGGTGGCTTGGCATTATCATCGTTATGCATGATATTACCGAACTGATTCGTCTTGAACAAATTCGCAAGGACTTTGTGGCCAATGTATCCCATGAGCTCCGGACACCGATTACTTCCATAAAAGGTTTTTCGGAGACTTTGCTCGATGGGGCTTATAAAGATGAAAAAATGCTCCTTTCCTTTTTGGAAATTATTTATCAGGAAAGCAATCGCCTTCAAATGCTCATTCAAGATTTACTGGAATTATCTAAAATTGAACAACACGGATTTACAGTAAAGTTCTTGCCGACTAGTTTAAAAGATGTGTTAATCCGAGCGGTAGAAGTGACAAGCCCGAAAATGGATCAGAAAAATATGGATTTTGATGTAGATATTGTGCGGGATGTAAAAGTGCTTGGCGATGAAAACCGTTTAATCCAAATTTTTACTAATCTTATAATGAACAGCATCACATACTCTCCAAATGATACTACCATTACATTGCGCATTAAAGAAGATGATGATTATGGCATTGTGGAAGTTGAGGATGAAGGCAGCGGAATTGAGCCAAGTGAAATTCCACGTATTTTTGAACGCTTCTATCGGATTGACAAAGCCCGCAGCAGAAATTCTGGAGGCACCGGTTTAGGCCTTGCCATCGTGAAACATTTAGTGGACGCCCACGGAGGAAAAATTGAAGTGGAAAGCACGGTAGGAATAGGAACTTGTATGAGAGTCAAGATTCCTCTTTATAAAGAAACTTAA
- a CDS encoding response regulator transcription factor encodes MTSNKTILIVEDETSIATLIKYNLERAGYDVLVANDGKEGFELALNESPDLILLDLMLPSMDGMEICKELRRQKKNIPIIMLTARDEEFDKVLGLELGADDYMTKPFSPRELIARVKAVLRRFQSVPHEQEKRKYYQFGNLEVYPERFEAFLDKIPLEFTPKEFELLVYLVENKNRVLTREQLLSAVWNYDFVGDTRIVDVHISHLRDKIEENSRKPKFIKTIRGIGYKFEEPKL; translated from the coding sequence ATGACATCGAATAAAACCATTTTAATTGTAGAAGACGAAACATCGATTGCAACATTGATTAAGTACAATTTAGAACGTGCTGGATATGATGTATTAGTGGCGAATGATGGAAAGGAAGGATTCGAGCTCGCACTGAATGAATCTCCGGATTTAATCTTACTGGATTTAATGCTGCCCTCGATGGATGGGATGGAGATTTGCAAAGAATTGAGAAGACAAAAGAAAAATATTCCCATCATAATGCTAACGGCTCGGGATGAAGAATTTGATAAAGTTTTGGGGCTTGAACTAGGGGCAGATGACTATATGACAAAACCTTTTAGCCCTAGGGAACTCATCGCCCGTGTTAAAGCTGTTTTGCGCCGATTCCAATCCGTTCCTCATGAACAAGAAAAAAGGAAATATTATCAATTTGGAAATTTAGAAGTTTATCCAGAGCGTTTTGAAGCTTTTTTAGATAAAATTCCTCTTGAATTTACTCCGAAAGAATTCGAATTGCTTGTGTATTTAGTGGAAAATAAAAATCGTGTATTGACTCGCGAACAATTATTGAGTGCTGTTTGGAATTATGATTTTGTAGGGGATACGCGAATCGTTGACGTTCATATCAGCCATTTGCGAGATAAAATTGAAGAAAATAGCCGCAAACCAAAGTTTATAAAAACCATAAGAGGAATCGGTTATAAATTTGAGGAGCCAAAGCTATGA